The Cicer arietinum cultivar CDC Frontier isolate Library 1 chromosome 1, Cicar.CDCFrontier_v2.0, whole genome shotgun sequence genome contains the following window.
GATAGGCTGTATGCCAGACTTAAGTCTAAAAATttaatcgtaggccagactcagacctttcaaagtctgaCCTAATCTGACATATTCCTACCCCTAACCACAAATGCATAAGTGGCACTTGCAGAGCTATGTTATCACCGCCttgaaatatcatattaaattgCTAAAGATACGAGGGTGTAAAATAAATGAAAgtaatttctttttcattttttctaacgcaattttttatgaaaatttgtgtttgagtttaaagtaaataactttctatatatatatttttattaacgggactaatattagaaattaaactttagaataaacTATTGAAGTTACACATTTTTACTACTCTATAATCATATTTGTGACTCAAACAATGTAACTTACATGCATGTTGTTATACTATGATAATAATCACACTATATATAGTTGTCACCCTTAAATTAACATCGTGctactatatttataatttaaaaacctCTTTTACAAGATTCattacttataaaaatataacatctcTTAATTTTACGGTTGTCAGAAAAATGGGTCTATGATAATTTAAAGTTTAGttgaaagataaattaaatataatcaaaaattattttaattaaaattaaaatttgattttttaaatgagttgtctttattaaatcaattaactattttttaaccCACTCagttgattaaaatatttgatttattcatTCAAACTTTGTTCTCGTACCTCATTTTCACAATTAATTAACGGTAAGTGACACTTTTTAAGAAAACGTGTGATTTGATACACAGAACTAACAGTTGTTTTTTGAGGTAACAAGCCAACAACTAACAAAGTTGGTAGTTAGATCACAGCTAATCTCTAATGGCCATTTTTCATTCTGAATCATATCTTTTGAAGTTACACTTTAAGATCCTTACctttaaatatgaatattaagaaaatcagtgaaatataattaattttttaaatttcatttgattaaaacataaattgaatttattaaatggtctctttcttttttgtcaatttttgtgtctctttttaaaattatcaactacttgtattaaatatttttaaattaaatgaatggtACATTATTAAGGAAAATAACATTATTAAGTGGTTCAAAAACAAGTTAACTTTTGATTATGATAatgatcaatatttaaaatattttgagtaaaaaaaagaaaatatttttttttttttacaatagtaACCATTCAGAATACAAAATTAGTGGTAGTTAAGGTATTTAAAATGAGATCGTACCAATCAATTCAATCAAGAATCGGACCTACGTTCGGTCTGATCAAACATGAAAACCGTTATGTAAAAGAACCggaataaaaaccaaaaaactgTACAAAAACTGATAAAATTGGGAAAAAATCGGCGATTTAGCCGATCTAAATGGTTGCACCGAATTTTGTTTTTACACGATAATTTATCtaaggtttaaatatatattgaaattgTTTTGTTTAAACATTAATcctataaattcaaatttgttttaaaatcgtCTCTACTGTTAGTGATGATTAAAACAAGTTGAGATGACAAACGAAGAagaaacgaaaaaaaaaaaatcgcaaACTTATAtggataaaaagtaaaaaaatacgaatatatatgaatcaaacatatatgctttcatttgatttttgttcttagtccttataagtttatttttatttaacttttatttttttcgatcTCTTTTCAACTTACTTATTAGGACCCAACACATATGTAAGTctttacataataaaataacgACTCATTATTAGCATAGAAGAGAGAAGAGATGGATGTGTTGCATAAGAGAGGAGGATGGCAAGATTTGAACTCCAGTTATTGTTTTTAGTTCGGGTCTAGTgcattctttttgtttttcaagGGAGGTTTAGCAATacagaaaattttaaaacttaaaatagaCTAAATAATTACCACTAGAAACTCATGTATAACCGCAAAGTCATGTGTTCGAACCGAAGACATTATATCTAATTTAACAATTTCGGTGTTTAACAGTTGAACTATGACTtaagattataaattattaatattaatttatacagTAGTATTTACAagtattaaacattttttattattttttctttttgactaATATtacttaatataaaataacatatatatgtttaattattatcGATCCACTTTGGTCCGACCTTTGAACTAATGATATTCACTTATAAGCAAAATACTTTCttaacaattttataaagaaaatattcaaTCATTTTTTGTGTAAATTACACGAATCTACATGGTCAGAATGTTTTGCCACATTTTGCCACTTTTCAGTTATCTGTTTTTATCTTGAAACATCACGAAGACGTAAAACAGTGATAACAACATTGTTGACACTACTACCTCATTCACGTATAATTATTAACAACTacttaaaacaaacaaacaaaaattaatccaTAGAGATTGGAGCGTCAAAGATCAAACTAAATTTGATTGCACCATAGAAGATAAATTCGATTTCTTTGTTCGACTAGTAGGACTATTGTTGTTCAATGAGCAAATATACAAATGAATTGAACAGTGAACATAGGTAATTGGTTGGGATTGATGATTCTTCTCTAGAATAGAGGGTGACCATTACCACACCAACATTCTCTAATTTTTAATAGATATATtagtttaaataattatatattatacattttatatataatatttgactcgtttaatattttaagaatcAAAGTGGTACAGTGGTTATCTCccttttaatttaatgaagATCTTTAGTTCCATATCCATAGTCcaattcatttcaaattttaaaatatgaataataaaactgaaatttaaaaagatttgaataacataaaattgaaataaaggaattaAACCTCTAATTTTGTCCGTAAACTTAatcatttttgtaaatttattctCTTTGTATGAAATGGAATAATCGTTAACCTGAGTGAGTGCGTCAATTGGAGTGAAGGTAAAGAAAAACGTAAAAGATGGAGATGCGGGGGATCGAACCCCGTGCCTCTCGCATGCAAAGCGAGCGCTCTACCATTTGAGCTACATCCCCATTTGTTAAATCTTTGTTGTTAGCCGTATTTATTAAAAGGTAAAAAGCGACAATCCTGGTTGGTTTAAAAGGCGAAGACACGTATGAGAATGAAGAGAAAAGAGGATAATGGCTTCGTTATCAGTGTCTCCTTTGATATCCATGAGATTGAGAGCACCCACTCACTCACCTTCTCTCACTCTCACCGCTTCCAAACCAAATTCACTCGCTCTTAATTGCTCCAAGACTCCTTCTCCATTGCTTCATTGCTCCTTCGCTTCCTCtcctttttctctctctttcccCTCTTCTTCCCTTTCAGGTACTTTTTCCCTttcaaacttatattttttcttgtttttttttttgtctggtTGAAATTTTGTTTCGTACGGGAAGTGCTGAGTTCTTTATTTTTGTgcaaattttaatgtattttgttatttttaatagcGGTTGAAGTTTGTAATTGGAAGTACATTctctttgttttttaatttaactgaCATTAGGTTAAGGGGTTGATGTTGCAAATGGAACTATTAGGTTGGATGAACAAGTTTACATAAACAGGCTTAAGTTTAAGATTGATGTTTAGTTATGATAAGAAGCATGCTTGTACGGTTAATTTTTGTAGTTCTTGCTTTAATCACCgtttaatttgagatttttggTGTGGTTGTTTACTTGTTATGGTtgattttctttctaaaaagagaaaaaaggaTTATGCATTGTTAAACCAGTTTTACACGGAGAgttaataattgattttgtcaTCTTACCACACAATTTTAATTGACATCATAAAATAACTACACAATCAACAATCATGTTGGCAGTTAGTGTAATACAGTTTATACTATTAAACTCTAaaaatgttttgttgttgagttTAATTGAACTTTAGCATTGTGACCGTTTGAAATGGAAGGTTCATTTCTGGgttttaaatgaaattttatcagAGTTTAATGGTGATGCGGTTGTCTAATGAGAAGTCACCATATTGCCACATAAATAGACTTTTTAACTGCAATTTGGAGATAACCGCAAAATGTTAATTCTAATTGTGAAATTTCTTTCAATATAGGACTAATGGAAGTTTATGCTTCTACTTTTGTAACGGAAAATGGGGTTGGGTTGTAACTTGTTAGTGGATAAGCTCCCTTCTGACTGCAAGCCCAATGCTAATCATATAGCTAAATTGTTTTCTTATtgactttttaaatttataatttagaatAACAACAATTTAAGTTGCtctaataaaaagaaaacatgCGGAGATTTTGGGCTATTGGTTTTCGGATTAAATGAAATAAGAGATGTCTCTAAagttttaaaatgtaatttagTTATCCGATGTCCTTACTTCGTGCTTCACAGCTATTATTAGTATTTGGTGCTTCAGATTAATTGAACAGAaggaatttgaaatttgaatgtaATATTGGTATCCCTTTTTAAAGATGTTTAATGAGTGTTGCAATGCTCAAATTTAGCTTGACTTGATCTCATATGATTTTTGAATGTTTAGGATTGTCACTAGGACTAGATTTGACATCTACTTTTGGGGCTAGAAGACACAATGGCCGTGGTTTGGTTGTGGTAGCAGCAGGCAGGAGTGCTCTTTGTCTAACCAAGAGAAGCAGATCACGAAAATCATTGGCACGCACTCATGGCTTTCGCAAACGAATGAGCACACCAAATGGAAGGGCTATCTTAAAGCGTCGACGTGCCAAGGGACGCAAAGTCCTTTGCACTAAGACCCACTCAAATAGTGGCAAATAGTCACCACAAGGGCATAAAATTATTCTACTACTTTTATGCATAACTGTATTGATTCATCTAAACTTCTCTGTATTTCaagcttttctttttcttgttctcCTAACAATGGTTTTAtgtatcatttatattttaaaaaattaataatttttttggtaaaGTCTGTTTGTCGTATTTAATTCTTGTTAAGTTGCATATATACTGCTCCAAGTTGCTGGAAAAAACAAATAGTCTTGATGCAATGACAAACAAAATTGTCAGTTTTGCATGTATGATAAATTGATAATAGCTCTTATGCTAGGTTTTTTGACACGAGCTCTTATGCTATGTTTAACCATATTTTCACTGGTGATTTTTCCTTtgacttttttttctctctaaattaaaatgattgtaCATGATGTAGTTGAGTATATGCTTAGGTGCTGATATTTCTTCTTTGTTCTTTCACCATCATTAGTTGGAATATTATTTGTTGTGAACAAATCAAATCACCTCTTTCACATTAGTAAGTGTTGTAGACAACAAACTTAAATTTCAAGCCATTTGATTTATTAGTTCGTGCAGGTTTGGAGGATTGTAAAATTGTTAGTAGCTTGTAGTTACAAACTTGTTTTAGATGCAGTTCCTGCTATGTTAGGTTAAGATTTTTTCCATTGCAAAAGTGAAAACGTCACTTTTTGTGCCTTTTTTTACAAAGCATCTCAAGAGATCCTTCCATTAGAATCTATTTTGGAGGATTCCTTGATTGACACCCAAGAATGCTGTGTGGGCGTGGTTGTAATGGTTAACTACTAAACTGGGAGGAAATGCCCTAATGTCTATTTCACACTATTCTCAAGACGTCTCAGCTCCTTTGTACGTAGGTTTCAGTATATAAATATGCATATGAATAGCAACAGATAGATAAAATGATCGGTTGATCACTATATTTGTTTAAAGTTTTCTTCTACTTGGAACTTTACACTAAAATATAGGCACCTAGTTGATTTAGCAATTATCTATCATGAAGCCAATATACACTTAATTAGATTTGCTCATATGGTAAATTCTACATATACAactatgtaaatatatataaatataaaatatatgaaataatggAATGCTAGAGACGCTGCAACGGTAAAACTTTCAATCTAGCTTTTGGCAAACTACCATCGCTTCCAATCCCCCACTTATCACCCTTCAAAAATTGGGTGTCATGATCACAGTTTATAACATAGCCAACGAAACCAAGATGATCAGATTGGAAGAACAAGTTCTTGTGACAGTAGAAGCAATAGACGAAAACAAAATATACAACTTATAGACTCTTAAATTTTATACACTTATGTGTATGATTTTTTATagttagtatattataattaatttgatttttatgtaAACCATATTAGaagatattaattttaaataattttttaattataaatatttgtctcttgcatgattttaattaaaaattatgattagtTTTCCACAATTATAAATGTAAAGTGAAGTcgatattttacaaataatacacataataataatttgatagtacaattgaaaaaaataattaaaattgtattaaaaattgaacatgacaattattttaaaataattttttcttgttAAATTATGAAACAATGGAGTatattgcagagcaaaacaaAGCCAAGGTCTCACTCAAGTTAggatagaaaaagaaaacaatagaGTCGAGAAGCTGTCGAATTAGAAAGTTAGAAattgtttcattttaattttatggaaTAGAAATTGTTCATTTGTCATATCATAAAAACACTCACATATAGAGATATTTTTGAGgtaattaacaccaaattaaaaCAACAAGTGGGGAACTTATTAGAAGCTTGATTGCCGGAACTAAGAGAAAGTGAAGAATACGTATACGCTACCATTTTGTTGGGGTAtcactttttaatatatcaCATAATCCAAAATTATCAATACTGGAAAATTGATTCTGAGCAGCAATCGGGGTGGACAAAACATAGATGAGTATTAGTCCAATTCAAGAGCGACACATCATCAACAATGACttactctttttctttttgggtATACTATGAATcagatatattttttgtaaagactaaaataaataaactcatcaagactaaaattaaaaaaaaaaattaaaaacacgtAATTACATGACTAACAACGACTTCAAATTCCCCACTGATCGATCAATTGCTTGGACCGCCAAGAAATGTATAGAAAGTAATTTCATTGTCGATTATTAGGCCACGTGAGTGGAAACGATATATATTGCAGAGCGAAACAAATGTTCCACTCATGTTTGGATCGAAAAAACCATAAAAATTGTTCAGTtgttaacataaaaaaacaagGTCGTTAACAACAAATCAAGTCAACAAATGGGAAACTGATTAGAAGTCAGATAATAACCCAACGTATAAGCTAAGACAAGC
Protein-coding sequences here:
- the LOC101499293 gene encoding large ribosomal subunit protein bL34c; its protein translation is MASLSVSPLISMRLRAPTHSPSLTLTASKPNSLALNCSKTPSPLLHCSFASSPFSLSFPSSSLSGLSLGLDLTSTFGARRHNGRGLVVVAAGRSALCLTKRSRSRKSLARTHGFRKRMSTPNGRAILKRRRAKGRKVLCTKTHSNSGK